The Agarivorans sp. Alg241-V36 DNA segment GTGGTCATGCCGGCGGCTACGCCAGACACATAACGCCCCTCGTAGGTACGCAATACATAGGTAGAGACGTTTTTGCTGCGCTTGTAACCCGTAGCATGTTCAAAGCGAACTTTTGGAAAACGCTTAGCCGCTTTAATGGTGGGGTTCATAAAACCAAATGACGTAGTGAAAATGACATCATGACCCGATTTAGCCAACTGAGTAATGACTCGCTCAGCATCGGCGCCTTCAGGAACATTTTCCACAAAGGTAGTACTTACTTTTCCGCCAAAGTGCTGTTCCATCTCAATACGGCCTTGGTCGTGTTCATAACTCCAGCCGTGGTCACCTACTGGCCCAACATATACAAAGCCTACTTTTAATGGTTCGTCGGCAGCCATGCTCGCTGGTGTTATTAAGGTGGTTACCGCAAAAGCTGCAGCACTTATCCATTTATTTAGTTTCATTTAGAACTCCGTTTCTCGGTGAGGCGTTTAGTTAGGACTGAAGTAGCAAAAAGCTGGCCACTTGGTCATGTTTTTTGATTTAAGTCAATAAATCCCAATTTCACAAGCTTTGTTGAGTTTAGTTGAAGTAATTGTTAACACGACTATTTTGAACAACTGTTAATTAGTGGTGCAGCTGCTAAGTAAAACGCACCAAATTTAGGCGGTGTAATAGAAGAAATAATTTAGTGGAGAGTTTGGCTTTGCTGAGCAAGATCCCATTAAAACGCGAGGTTGAAGTAAGAGCCGCACTGGGCGGCTCTTGTTGTAGGCGAGTGCTTATTCAATAAAGCGTAAAAGTTGGTTCGCTTGCTTGCCACAATTCCATTGGTGAATGAGGGCCTGGTTAGCACTAGATACTTGGCTTACATCAATACATTTATCAGAAGGTTTGGCGCGTAGCTCAAACCAACCGTCTTGCTGTTCCAATAATTGCCAAGCTTGATTCGGGTTATTGTTGTAACAGGTGTATTGCTGCAACTTGGCACCATTGGCGGTATTGCCGTTGTGTAGGTCTACACACTTGTTACTCACTTTGGCTTTAATCGTATACCAGTTGTCACCTAACGGAGTAAACATAAAACGTTGATTGTCGTTTTGTGTATTACAGGTCCATTGATGGTAGTTACTGCCGTTGCTGGTATTACCGCCCGCTACATCCATGCACTTTGCGCTGTGCTTAAATTGCAGGTTTGTCCAACTGCTTGGTGGGCTTAGCGCATCGCTAACAATACTTAGCTGGTCTATTTGGCTAGTCGCAAGGCTGCTGCGCCAATCGGTACCTAGTGGGCGAATGCTGTTTTTAAGCATGTAGTTATCGGAGATTTGTGCTTCGGCGTCTAGCTCTATAGTGAGTGTTACGCTGCCTTCACCGGCTTCTACTTGCTCAGTGGCTTGGCTTATCCATTGATTGTTTAGCCACAACTCAACCACTACATCACGTTGCTGAGTGGCACTGTAGTCAACAGTGAACTGATAGCGTTGGGCTTGGGCTAGTTCGGTAGAACTTAGCACCAGCTTAGTGGCATCGTCGCTAGGCGTAGCGCTAACAATTTCAATGTTGCTAATTTGCTCAAAGTCGAGGTTGTCTTGCCAAGAGGTGTCAAGGGGGCGAATAGAACCTTTAAGCTTGTAGCCTTGGCTGCCAGCTGGTGGCGCTGTGCTTAGCTCAATAGTGACCGAGGTTTTGCCTTCTCCTGCAGGTACCGTGGTTTTACCGGAAGCTAACCAGTTTTGCTCATCCCACAGTTCTACCACAATATCACGCTGTTGCATGGCCGAGTAATCTAGCTCTACGGTGTATTGTAATGCACTGTTAAGCTGCTGATAGCTATCTACAAACACGATTTGGTCGTAGTTTGCACCGGCATTATCTTCAATCACAATATCGTTAATTTGGGTTTGTTTAATAATGCTCGCTACATCGCCGCCTTGTGGTCGAATATTAGCTTTAATAATGTAGTCTGTATCGCCAGCGATGGTGTCGTTGGCCAAGCTAACATTAAGTGTTTTGCTTCCTTCTCCAGCCGCTACATTTACCGTATTGCCCGCTAAGTAATTTTGGCCCTGCCAGATAGAAACCGTTAAGTCTCGGCTTTGGCTAGCGCTGTAATTCACCTTAACTGCATAGTTTTTGCCAGGTGCTAGGCTGCTTATGCTTTCAGCAAAACTAATGGCGTCTTGGCCAACGGCAGCGTTGCTTTGGTTGTTAACCTCTAAAACTACCGAGCTTACACGGCCGTCAGAATCAGGGAAGGTGATACTAATGGTGTTGTTTTTAGCCAGCAATGAGTTAGCAACAGGGATATGCAGGGCACCAAAAAAGTCATCTCTAGAGCTTTGGTCGCCGCCTTTCCAGTTATTCGGCACGCTAACCGCTGTACCATTCACTTTAACTACAGGTTTTTTCGATTTGTTGTGTTTACGGCCAATACTTACTTTTAAGTTAGAAGTACCTTGGGCAACATTTACGTTGTTAATGCTGAAGTTAATCGCTTGATTAGCTGTGATTTCTTGCAAATTGCTAGCACTGTAGTAGCTGTCTACTTTCAAGGTATTATCAAGCTGAATGCTTTGATTGAAAGTATATTGCAACACCACTGTTTCGCCCGCGATTAAGCTAATGTTTTGTGGTGGTGTTTGATTGCTTTGATCTTGATAAACCGCCGCTTTATTAGGGTAAATTTTTAAAGATTTTTTAGTTAGCTGGTTTACGCTACCTAAGCTATTTACAAA contains these protein-coding regions:
- a CDS encoding RICIN domain-containing protein, with the translated sequence MRFSNASRLIGAGLTLLASATSFADSTVTIDLNTQKFIGGHSQLDRSKYFNLHTTHSENQVTNDELDYLTNDLNAGFGRGFWSPFSAHKGHDSYPNEATAKTNGARNIASTKNHSNYAYFSDRYIVTDHPRNAFAANQDPQKAAEWAANYFKHYFDDSTRPLFYEPINEPFVHAGEFGIDADLARSKITELFKQIGKKFDQENIDTKVIGYAGAWPSMELWDFKHFDTRMKMFMDSAGQYMDAFSVHLYDGVNVTGANSQRSGSNLDAILDLVESYSFHKWAQVKPLAITEYGGIEKGYGDTYSDIASVQSIRSINNMLFQLLDRQDRLLTTIPFITGKASWHYNAGNNWEPYGAVITRPDPTSIVNGKPTRFIWTPRIHFYQLWSEVSGVRVKTQSTNPDVQVQAFVDGNKAYVALNSLSESTEQVSLDFVNSLGSVNQLTKKSLKIYPNKAAVYQDQSNQTPPQNISLIAGETVVLQYTFNQSIQLDNTLKVDSYYSASNLQEITANQAINFSINNVNVAQGTSNLKVSIGRKHNKSKKPVVKVNGTAVSVPNNWKGGDQSSRDDFFGALHIPVANSLLAKNNTISITFPDSDGRVSSVVLEVNNQSNAAVGQDAISFAESISSLAPGKNYAVKVNYSASQSRDLTVSIWQGQNYLAGNTVNVAAGEGSKTLNVSLANDTIAGDTDYIIKANIRPQGGDVASIIKQTQINDIVIEDNAGANYDQIVFVDSYQQLNSALQYTVELDYSAMQQRDIVVELWDEQNWLASGKTTVPAGEGKTSVTIELSTAPPAGSQGYKLKGSIRPLDTSWQDNLDFEQISNIEIVSATPSDDATKLVLSSTELAQAQRYQFTVDYSATQQRDVVVELWLNNQWISQATEQVEAGEGSVTLTIELDAEAQISDNYMLKNSIRPLGTDWRSSLATSQIDQLSIVSDALSPPSSWTNLQFKHSAKCMDVAGGNTSNGSNYHQWTCNTQNDNQRFMFTPLGDNWYTIKAKVSNKCVDLHNGNTANGAKLQQYTCYNNNPNQAWQLLEQQDGWFELRAKPSDKCIDVSQVSSANQALIHQWNCGKQANQLLRFIE